One Acidimicrobiia bacterium DNA window includes the following coding sequences:
- a CDS encoding methyltransferase domain-containing protein: MGSALRVDLGCGNVKRDGFVGIDQFAGPRVDYVLDLTTDVYPFPDESVDEVFSAHFLEHIESPDHVFSEISRICRDGARIEFWTPYAFTNEAFLYGHLHGITEAMWNHIGVAHRDEYIPMLKGRWQLERFVYVVDEVTINDLADHGVDLDFALRYFKGVVQEFGVVIQFRRDLSIAAATPERCHATSRFGEHHPLDAQSSGRVAAPARAARVTTRIRRLARKLRP, from the coding sequence ATGGGTTCCGCATTGCGCGTCGATCTCGGCTGTGGAAACGTCAAGCGTGATGGGTTCGTCGGTATCGACCAGTTTGCGGGTCCTCGAGTCGACTACGTGCTCGATCTCACGACCGACGTCTATCCGTTTCCCGACGAGTCGGTCGACGAAGTGTTCTCGGCGCACTTCCTCGAGCACATCGAGAGCCCTGACCATGTGTTCAGCGAGATCAGCCGTATCTGTCGTGATGGCGCCCGGATCGAGTTCTGGACACCGTACGCCTTCACGAACGAGGCGTTTCTCTACGGCCATCTGCATGGAATCACCGAAGCGATGTGGAACCACATCGGTGTCGCCCACCGAGACGAGTACATTCCGATGCTCAAGGGCCGGTGGCAACTCGAGCGCTTCGTCTATGTCGTCGACGAGGTCACGATCAACGACCTCGCCGATCATGGTGTCGATCTCGATTTCGCGTTGCGATATTTCAAGGGCGTGGTTCAGGAGTTCGGTGTGGTGATCCAATTCCGCCGAGACCTGAGCATCGCCGCCGCCACCCCCGAGCGTTGCCACGCGACCAGCCGCTTCGGGGAGCACCATCCGCTCGATGCCCAGAGCTCCGGGAGGGTCGCCGCGCCCGCACGCGCGGCACGGGTCACGACAAGGATCCGCCGCCTCGCCCGCAAACTCCGGCCGTGA
- the metH gene encoding methionine synthase, whose protein sequence is MSEFLASMRERVLIFDGAFGTWVQGQQLGPDDFGGEALEGCNEHLVLSRPDLIRQMHREYFEAGVDAVETATFGAFGIVLAEYDIAEKTYELNEAAARIAKEVAADFATPDRPRFVIGSVGPGTKLPSLGHIDFATLRDSYVRQVEGLLAGGVDVLLVETVQDLLQGKAALIACRRAMATVGREVPLMVQVTVETTGRLLLGSEIGAALTTLEAMRPDVIGLNCATGPAEMTEHLRYLSRHGRTFLSCLPNAGLPSVVDGREHYDLTPEVLADAHDRFVTEFGLNIVGGCCGTTPAHLRAVVDRIGARAPVPRNVEYEPACSSIYTPVTFHQDTAYLAIGERMNANSSKKFRNSMIDADWDTCLQLAREQVKEGAHVLDLCVDYVGRPGTDDMAELVSRVATQAGLPLVLDSTEPQVLEAGLQHIGGKPVLNSANLEEGEEPGKRFDRVMSLAREYGAAVVCMCIDEEGQARTAHRKVEIARRIRDLAVERYGIEPSDLLFDCNTLTLATGIEESRGDGVETIEGIRRIKTELPGVWTVLGLSNISFGFKPAARHVLNSVFLNECRAAGLDAAIVHAARILPMHRIDEQVRDVTLDLIYDRRREGYDPLTAFLSAFEGVEADAVEREDRSGWPVEERLKHRIIDGVRDGLETDLEEQLGTLPALAIVNDVLLDGMKVVGDLFGSGQMQLPFVLQSAETMKAAVSYLEPHMEKADAGGKGTLVIGTVKGDVHDIGKNLVDIILTNNGYEVHNIGIKAPLSAFLEKAEEVSADAIGMSGLLVKSTVIMRENLEALNERGLSDTPVLLGGAALTRTYVERDLRGIYEGRLFYGKDAFEGLHTMDRLMEGKRTGELDPDFGRALGGRDLPARKSASRENDLAPVTTRSDVATDVTVFVPPFVGSRVAKGMPLDDIAAYLNETGLFRNQWQFRPDKSIAETDADFKERLRATLRAELDIAKAEGWLVPAVVWGYFPVNSEGNDLVVWADDDRRTERLRFTFPRQRDERRLCIADFFRSVASGDADYAAFHVVTVGERASQRERELFAEDRYQEYLLCHGLSVEMTEALAELWHYRIREEWGYVSEDGPTLAGLFRQQYRGSRYSWGYPACPDLEDQAKLDDLLELRRIGVQLTEEFQLEPEQTTTAIIVPHPDAKYFIA, encoded by the coding sequence TCGACGGCGCGTTCGGTACATGGGTCCAAGGACAACAGCTCGGCCCCGACGACTTCGGTGGAGAGGCACTCGAAGGTTGCAACGAGCACCTCGTGCTCTCGCGACCCGATCTCATTCGGCAGATGCACCGCGAGTATTTCGAAGCGGGCGTCGATGCGGTAGAAACCGCCACGTTCGGTGCGTTCGGCATCGTGCTCGCCGAGTACGACATCGCCGAGAAGACCTACGAGCTGAACGAGGCCGCGGCCCGGATCGCGAAGGAGGTCGCGGCCGACTTCGCCACGCCGGATCGGCCCCGCTTCGTGATCGGGTCCGTCGGCCCCGGCACCAAGCTGCCGTCGCTCGGCCACATCGACTTCGCCACGCTGCGCGACTCCTACGTGAGGCAGGTCGAGGGTCTGCTCGCCGGCGGCGTCGACGTGCTCCTGGTCGAGACCGTGCAGGACCTGCTCCAAGGCAAGGCGGCGCTCATCGCGTGCCGCCGCGCGATGGCAACCGTCGGTCGCGAGGTCCCGTTGATGGTGCAGGTCACTGTCGAGACGACCGGTCGGCTCTTGCTCGGCTCCGAGATCGGCGCCGCGCTCACCACGCTCGAGGCGATGCGCCCCGACGTGATCGGCCTGAACTGCGCGACCGGTCCGGCCGAGATGACCGAGCACCTGCGCTACCTGTCGCGCCACGGGCGCACGTTCCTGTCGTGCCTCCCCAACGCCGGACTGCCGTCCGTCGTCGACGGTCGCGAGCACTACGACCTCACGCCCGAGGTGCTCGCCGACGCGCACGACCGGTTCGTCACCGAGTTCGGGCTCAACATCGTGGGCGGCTGTTGCGGCACCACGCCGGCGCACCTGCGTGCAGTCGTCGACCGCATCGGCGCACGCGCGCCCGTGCCGCGCAACGTGGAGTACGAACCCGCGTGCTCGTCGATCTACACCCCGGTCACGTTCCACCAAGACACTGCGTACCTCGCCATCGGCGAGCGGATGAACGCGAACAGCTCCAAGAAGTTCCGCAACTCGATGATCGACGCCGACTGGGACACCTGCCTGCAGCTCGCGCGCGAGCAGGTGAAGGAAGGTGCCCACGTGCTCGACCTCTGCGTCGACTACGTGGGACGCCCCGGCACCGACGACATGGCGGAGCTCGTGAGCAGAGTCGCCACCCAGGCCGGGCTGCCGCTCGTGCTCGACAGCACCGAGCCCCAGGTACTCGAGGCCGGTCTCCAGCACATCGGCGGCAAGCCCGTCCTCAACTCCGCGAACCTCGAAGAGGGCGAGGAGCCGGGCAAGCGGTTCGACCGCGTGATGTCGCTCGCGCGCGAGTACGGCGCTGCGGTCGTCTGCATGTGCATCGACGAAGAAGGGCAGGCGCGCACGGCCCACCGGAAGGTGGAGATCGCACGCCGCATCCGCGACCTCGCCGTCGAGCGCTACGGCATCGAACCGTCCGACCTCCTGTTCGACTGCAACACCCTCACGCTCGCCACCGGCATCGAGGAGAGCCGCGGCGACGGCGTCGAGACCATCGAGGGGATCCGGCGCATCAAGACCGAGCTCCCCGGCGTGTGGACCGTGCTCGGCCTCTCGAACATCAGCTTCGGGTTCAAGCCCGCCGCGCGCCACGTGCTCAACAGCGTGTTCCTCAACGAGTGCCGCGCAGCCGGGCTCGACGCCGCGATCGTGCACGCCGCGCGCATCCTGCCGATGCACCGCATCGACGAACAGGTGAGAGACGTCACCCTCGACCTCATCTACGACCGACGCCGCGAGGGCTACGACCCGCTCACCGCGTTCCTCAGCGCGTTCGAAGGCGTCGAGGCCGACGCGGTCGAGCGCGAAGACCGCTCGGGCTGGCCGGTCGAGGAGCGCCTCAAGCACCGAATCATCGACGGCGTCCGCGACGGCCTCGAAACCGACCTCGAGGAACAGCTCGGCACGCTCCCCGCGCTCGCGATCGTCAACGACGTGCTGCTCGACGGCATGAAGGTCGTCGGCGACCTCTTCGGGTCGGGCCAGATGCAGCTCCCGTTCGTGTTGCAGAGCGCGGAGACGATGAAGGCCGCGGTGTCGTACCTCGAGCCCCACATGGAGAAGGCGGACGCCGGCGGCAAGGGCACGCTCGTGATCGGCACCGTGAAGGGCGACGTCCACGACATCGGCAAGAACCTCGTCGACATCATCCTCACCAACAACGGCTACGAGGTGCACAACATCGGCATCAAGGCGCCGCTGTCGGCATTCCTCGAGAAGGCCGAGGAGGTGAGCGCCGACGCGATCGGCATGAGCGGGCTGCTCGTGAAGAGCACAGTGATCATGCGCGAGAACCTCGAGGCGCTGAACGAGCGCGGGCTGTCCGACACTCCCGTCCTGCTCGGCGGCGCCGCGCTCACGCGCACCTATGTGGAGCGCGACCTGCGCGGGATCTACGAGGGCCGGCTCTTCTACGGCAAGGACGCGTTCGAGGGACTCCACACGATGGACCGGCTCATGGAAGGCAAGCGCACGGGTGAGCTCGATCCCGACTTCGGCCGCGCGCTCGGCGGGCGCGACCTGCCCGCGCGCAAGTCGGCGTCGCGCGAGAACGATCTCGCACCCGTCACCACGCGGTCCGACGTCGCCACCGACGTGACGGTGTTCGTACCGCCGTTCGTCGGATCACGCGTCGCCAAGGGGATGCCGCTCGACGACATCGCCGCCTACCTCAACGAAACCGGGCTGTTCCGAAATCAGTGGCAGTTCCGTCCCGACAAGTCGATCGCCGAGACCGACGCCGACTTCAAGGAGCGCCTCCGCGCCACGTTGCGCGCCGAGCTCGACATCGCGAAGGCCGAGGGCTGGCTGGTCCCTGCAGTGGTGTGGGGCTACTTCCCGGTGAACTCCGAGGGCAACGATCTCGTCGTGTGGGCCGACGACGACCGCCGTACCGAGCGCCTTCGCTTCACGTTCCCGCGCCAGCGCGACGAGCGCCGCCTCTGCATCGCCGACTTCTTCCGCTCCGTCGCGAGCGGCGACGCCGACTACGCCGCGTTCCACGTGGTCACGGTGGGCGAGCGCGCCTCGCAGCGCGAGCGCGAGCTGTTCGCGGAGGATCGTTACCAGGAGTACCTGCTCTGCCACGGGCTCTCGGTGGAGATGACCGAGGCGCTGGCCGAGCTGTGGCACTACCGGATTCGGGAGGAGTGGGGCTACGTCTCCGAGGACGGCCCCACACTCGCCGGCCTCTTCCGCCAGCAGTACCGCGGGTCGCGCTATTCGTGGGGCTACCCCGCGTGTCCCGACCTCGAGGACCAGGCGAAGCTCGACGACCTGCTCGAGTTGCGCCGCATCGGCGTGCAGCTCACCGAGGAGTTCCAGCTCGAACCCGAGCAGACCACCACGGCGATCATCGTCCCCCACCCCGACGCGAAGTACTTCATCGCCTGA